In Paenibacillus phoenicis, one genomic interval encodes:
- a CDS encoding carboxypeptidase M32, which translates to MKQETVEKWELFRELLQKIHAYGEAVALMNWDLRTGAPRKGAETRAATIGLLSTEAFKLQTSAEMGEYLAYLNQPAVLEELDDVKRRMVLDVQEEYDRSVKIPPQKFREYTELTAHAETVWEDFKENSDFAGFEPYLTKIVAKIQEFIDYWGPKATRYDTLLHMYEPDLTTEKLDQVFGQLRDRLVPLVEAVAGAKNKPEAPFLNQLYDTQQQAKFSRFLLEQIGYDFAAGRIDETVHPFQTTINHGDVRITTNYKQDDVASAIFSSLHEGGHALYEQNVSVELAGTPLGQGTSMGIHESQSRFWENFVGRSLQFWQRYFGELQQHFPKQLKDVTPEQFFRGINRVENSLIRIEADELTYNLHIIIRYEIEKMLFNEGLPVSELPKVWNEKYRDYLGLTPPNDGFGVLQDVHWSAGLFGYFPSYALGNMYAAQIANTLRKELPQFEELIAEGNFQPIKEWLTDRIYKYGKSRKPSELILAVTGEELNPDYLADYLEQKFKSIYGI; encoded by the coding sequence ATGAAACAGGAAACGGTTGAGAAATGGGAGCTCTTTCGGGAGCTTCTGCAGAAGATTCATGCATACGGGGAAGCGGTCGCGCTGATGAACTGGGATTTACGCACCGGTGCACCGCGCAAAGGGGCGGAGACCCGGGCAGCGACCATCGGATTGTTGTCCACGGAAGCTTTTAAGCTGCAAACGTCAGCCGAGATGGGCGAGTACTTAGCTTATTTGAACCAGCCTGCCGTCCTGGAGGAATTGGATGATGTGAAGCGCCGGATGGTGCTCGATGTGCAGGAGGAATACGACCGAAGCGTCAAGATTCCGCCACAGAAATTCCGCGAATATACGGAGCTGACAGCCCATGCCGAAACGGTGTGGGAAGACTTTAAGGAGAACAGCGATTTCGCCGGCTTTGAACCTTATTTAACGAAAATCGTGGCAAAGATTCAGGAGTTTATCGACTACTGGGGTCCGAAGGCTACGCGTTATGATACGTTACTACATATGTATGAACCGGACCTGACTACCGAGAAACTCGACCAGGTCTTCGGCCAGCTACGCGATCGGCTCGTTCCATTGGTTGAGGCGGTGGCTGGGGCTAAGAATAAGCCGGAAGCTCCTTTCCTGAACCAACTGTACGACACGCAGCAGCAAGCGAAGTTCAGCCGGTTCCTGCTCGAACAAATCGGCTACGATTTTGCAGCTGGACGGATTGACGAAACGGTTCACCCGTTCCAAACAACGATCAACCATGGCGACGTGCGGATCACTACCAACTACAAGCAGGATGATGTCGCCAGCGCCATCTTCAGCTCCTTGCATGAGGGCGGGCATGCGCTTTACGAGCAGAACGTATCGGTGGAGCTGGCCGGAACGCCGCTGGGCCAAGGTACGTCGATGGGCATCCATGAGTCCCAGTCCCGTTTCTGGGAGAACTTCGTTGGGCGCAGTCTGCAATTCTGGCAGCGGTATTTCGGAGAATTGCAGCAGCATTTTCCAAAACAGCTTAAGGATGTTACGCCGGAGCAGTTCTTCCGCGGCATCAATCGTGTAGAGAACTCGTTAATCCGGATTGAAGCGGATGAACTGACTTATAATTTGCATATTATTATCCGCTACGAGATTGAGAAGATGCTCTTTAATGAAGGGTTGCCGGTCAGCGAGCTGCCGAAGGTATGGAACGAGAAATACCGCGACTATCTCGGCTTGACTCCCCCTAACGATGGGTTTGGCGTACTGCAGGACGTGCATTGGTCGGCCGGTCTGTTTGGGTACTTCCCATCCTATGCGCTTGGCAATATGTACGCAGCCCAAATCGCCAATACGCTGCGGAAAGAGCTGCCGCAATTTGAAGAACTCATCGCCGAAGGGAACTTCCAGCCGATCAAGGAATGGTTGACCGACAGAATCTACAAATACGGCAAGAGCCGGAAACCGTCGGAGCTGATCCTTGCGGTCACCGGCGAAGAGTTAAACCCGGACTATCTCGCAGATTATCTAGAACAGAAATTCAAAAGCATTTACGGCATCTAA
- a CDS encoding iron-sulfur cluster biosynthesis family protein, with translation MKITLNATAKKMIDDKLAGQPGLLRLVYDTENCGCGMSGVPVLNIVSEPGPYDIPMDNEAYPFWIDKMQAVFFEEELSLKGEEATGTFRLDGPSQFYKSNIPLVDRR, from the coding sequence ATGAAAATCACGCTTAACGCAACGGCCAAAAAAATGATCGACGACAAGTTAGCTGGCCAGCCTGGCTTGCTCCGCCTCGTCTACGATACGGAAAACTGCGGCTGCGGCATGAGCGGTGTTCCCGTACTGAACATCGTATCCGAACCGGGTCCATATGATATTCCCATGGACAATGAAGCCTACCCATTTTGGATTGACAAAATGCAGGCTGTTTTTTTTGAAGAGGAGCTGTCCTTGAAAGGGGAAGAAGCAACCGGGACGTTCCGCTTGGATGGGCCGTCCCAGTTTTACAAATCCAATATTCCATTGGTAGACCGCCGGTAA
- a CDS encoding IS110 family RNA-guided transposase yields the protein MKLFVGIDVSSQELEACFMNADGDKLETLTVKNNLNGASHLRDQIVAAADKLAVTEIHIGLEATSVYSWHPAMYLHQDPALRERKAKVFTLNPKLISKFREAYADMDKTDRLDAWVIADRLRFGRLTTTIVMQEQYVALQRLTRMRFHLVHNLAREKQYFLQNLFYKCNAFTTEVDSSVFGHALMEMLSEKFSLDDIAEMDVADLADYLRDKGRNRFPDPERVARCIQQAARASYRLSKVVEDSIDLVLGTSIESIRSIQKQLKDLDKAIERVLDGIQGAQCLLSVPGIGKVYAAGLLGELGDIERFKDQAAVAKYAGLTWRRHQSGVFEAEDTARIKSGNRFLRYYLVEAANSVRMRDEEFGEYYRKKYHEVPKNQHKRALVLTARKLVRLVDVLLRSGQLYTPRRKVNSAKD from the coding sequence TTGAAGCTTTTTGTCGGTATTGACGTGAGCTCGCAAGAGCTCGAAGCGTGTTTCATGAACGCTGACGGTGACAAGCTTGAGACACTCACCGTCAAAAACAATTTGAATGGCGCCTCGCACTTGCGTGACCAAATCGTCGCTGCAGCGGACAAGTTGGCCGTCACCGAGATTCACATCGGCTTGGAAGCCACTTCCGTCTACAGCTGGCACCCTGCCATGTACCTGCATCAGGATCCAGCGCTTCGAGAGCGCAAGGCCAAGGTGTTCACCTTGAACCCCAAGCTCATCAGCAAGTTCAGAGAAGCCTATGCGGATATGGACAAGACCGACCGGCTCGACGCCTGGGTCATTGCGGATCGCCTGCGCTTCGGCCGCCTGACGACCACCATCGTCATGCAGGAGCAGTATGTCGCCCTTCAACGCCTCACGCGCATGCGTTTCCACTTGGTCCATAACTTGGCTCGCGAGAAGCAGTACTTCTTGCAGAACCTGTTCTACAAGTGCAATGCGTTTACAACCGAGGTCGACAGCTCCGTGTTTGGCCATGCGCTCATGGAGATGCTCTCCGAGAAGTTCAGCCTCGATGACATCGCCGAGATGGACGTGGCCGATCTGGCCGACTATCTGCGGGACAAGGGACGCAATCGTTTCCCCGATCCCGAGCGGGTCGCCCGCTGCATTCAGCAAGCTGCCCGCGCCTCCTATCGGCTGTCCAAGGTCGTGGAGGATTCGATTGACCTGGTGCTCGGCACCTCCATCGAATCCATCCGCAGCATCCAGAAGCAGCTCAAGGATCTCGACAAAGCGATCGAGCGGGTCCTCGACGGCATTCAAGGCGCTCAGTGCTTGCTGTCAGTGCCCGGCATCGGCAAAGTCTATGCAGCCGGTCTGCTCGGCGAACTCGGCGATATTGAACGGTTCAAGGATCAAGCCGCCGTCGCCAAGTACGCGGGTCTGACGTGGCGCAGGCACCAGTCCGGCGTCTTCGAGGCGGAGGACACCGCCCGCATCAAATCCGGCAACCGATTCCTGCGCTACTACCTCGTTGAAGCTGCCAACTCGGTTAGGATGCGCGATGAAGAATTCGGTGAATATTACCGGAAGAAGTATCACGAAGTGCCCAAGAATCAACACAAACGCGCCCTCGTCTTAACGGCAAGAAAACTCGTGCGTCTGGTCGATGTGCTGCTACGCAGCGGCCAACTCTACACGCCTCGAAGGAAGGTGAATAGCGCCAAGGATTAA
- a CDS encoding beta-class carbonic anhydrase — translation MNQLQSILEFNRKFVEEKEYEKYVTDKFPEKKMAIVTCMDTRLVELLPKAMNLRNGDVKLIKNAGAIISQPFGSVMRSLLVAIYELHAQEVFIVGHTGCGMAALNSDRMIGSMRERGISDDTLNTIENSGIKLNKWLRGFDNEKEGIIRTVNIVKRHPLLPADVPVHGLLIDSTTGELELIIDGYQPLPK, via the coding sequence ATGAATCAATTGCAGTCGATACTGGAGTTCAACCGTAAATTTGTCGAGGAGAAGGAATACGAGAAATATGTAACGGATAAATTTCCTGAGAAGAAAATGGCGATCGTGACCTGTATGGATACGCGGCTCGTCGAATTGCTCCCGAAAGCGATGAACCTGCGCAACGGCGATGTGAAGCTGATCAAGAACGCCGGCGCAATCATTTCCCAGCCTTTTGGGAGCGTCATGCGTAGTCTTCTCGTTGCGATCTACGAATTACATGCCCAGGAAGTATTCATCGTTGGTCATACCGGCTGCGGTATGGCTGCGCTCAATTCGGACCGGATGATTGGCTCCATGCGGGAACGGGGTATCAGCGACGACACGTTGAACACGATCGAGAATTCCGGCATCAAGCTAAACAAATGGCTGCGCGGTTTCGATAACGAGAAGGAAGGGATCATTCGGACCGTCAATATCGTTAAGAGGCACCCGCTCCTTCCTGCAGATGTTCCTGTTCACGGGTTGCTGATTGATTCCACGACAGGCGAGCTGGAACTGATTATCGACGGGTACCAGCCTCTTCCGAAATAA